Proteins encoded together in one Streptomyces sp. NA04227 window:
- the obgE gene encoding GTPase ObgE, translating to MTTFVDRVELHVAAGNGGHGCASVHREKFKPLGGPDGGNGGRGGDVTLVVDQSVTTLLEYHHGPHRKATNGKPGEGGNRSGKDGQDLVLVVPDGTVVLDKQGNVLADLVGHGTTFVAAQGGRGGLGNAALASARRKAPGFALLGEPGDMRDLVLELKTVADVALVGYPSAGKSSLISVLSAAKPKIADYPFTTLVPNLGVVTAGSTVYTVADVPGLIPGASQGRGLGLEFLRHVERCSVLVHVLDTATLESDRDPVSDLDIIEEELAQYGGLGNRPRVVVLNKIDVPDGKDLAEMVRPDLESRGYRVFEVSAVARTGLKELSFALAELVAQARAARPQEESTRIVIRPKAVDDAGFTVTREADEMYRVRGEKPERWVRQTDFNNDEAVGYLADRLNRLGVEDELLKAGARAGDGVAIGPEENAVVFDWEPTMMSGAEMLGRRGEDHRMEAPRPAAQRRKDRQAERDEAEREFDDFDPF from the coding sequence CGTCACCCTCGTCGTCGACCAGTCCGTGACCACCCTGCTCGAGTACCACCACGGCCCGCACCGCAAGGCCACCAACGGTAAGCCGGGGGAGGGCGGCAACCGCTCCGGCAAGGACGGTCAGGACCTGGTCCTCGTGGTCCCGGACGGCACCGTCGTCCTCGACAAGCAGGGCAACGTCCTCGCCGACCTGGTCGGCCACGGCACCACGTTCGTCGCGGCCCAGGGCGGCCGGGGCGGTCTGGGCAACGCCGCGCTCGCCTCCGCCCGCCGCAAGGCGCCCGGCTTCGCGCTGCTCGGCGAGCCGGGGGACATGCGTGACCTGGTACTCGAACTGAAGACGGTCGCCGATGTCGCGCTCGTCGGATACCCGAGCGCGGGCAAGTCCTCGCTGATCTCGGTGCTGTCCGCGGCGAAGCCGAAGATCGCCGACTACCCGTTCACCACGCTGGTGCCCAACCTCGGTGTCGTGACGGCCGGTTCGACCGTCTACACCGTCGCCGACGTGCCGGGCCTCATCCCCGGCGCGAGCCAGGGCCGCGGCCTCGGCCTGGAGTTCCTGCGGCACGTGGAGCGGTGCAGCGTACTGGTCCACGTACTCGACACGGCGACCCTGGAGTCCGACCGCGACCCGGTCTCCGACCTCGACATCATCGAGGAGGAGCTCGCCCAGTACGGCGGCCTCGGCAACCGGCCCCGGGTGGTCGTCCTCAACAAGATCGACGTACCGGACGGCAAGGACCTCGCCGAGATGGTGCGGCCCGACCTGGAGTCGCGTGGCTACCGGGTCTTCGAGGTCTCCGCGGTCGCCCGTACCGGCCTCAAGGAGCTGTCGTTCGCGCTCGCCGAGCTGGTGGCCCAGGCCCGTGCGGCCAGGCCGCAGGAGGAGTCGACCCGGATCGTCATCCGGCCCAAGGCGGTCGACGACGCGGGCTTCACGGTGACCCGCGAGGCGGACGAGATGTACCGGGTGCGCGGCGAGAAGCCCGAACGCTGGGTGCGCCAGACCGACTTCAACAACGACGAGGCCGTCGGCTACCTCGCCGACCGGCTGAACCGCCTCGGTGTCGAGGACGAACTGCTCAAGGCCGGTGCCCGCGCCGGGGACGGCGTCGCCATCGGCCCCGAGGAGAACGCGGTCGTCTTTGACTGGGAGCCCACCATGATGTCCGGCGCCGAGATGCTCGGCCGCCGCGGCGAGGACCACCGCATGGAGGCGCCCCGCCCCGCCGCCCAGCGCCGCAAGGACCGCCAGGCCGAACGGGACGAGGCCGAGCGGGAGTTCGACGACTTCGATCCCTTCTAG